The following proteins are encoded in a genomic region of Dasypus novemcinctus isolate mDasNov1 chromosome 3, mDasNov1.1.hap2, whole genome shotgun sequence:
- the LOC101412693 gene encoding olfactory receptor 4K1, whose amino-acid sequence MAHTNKSVVPEFVLLGLSSSCELQLFFFAIFSIVYVASVLGNIMIIVIISCDSHLNSPMYFLLSNLSFIDICQSNFATPKMLADFFVEHKTISFKGCMAQIFLLHTFVGSEMMLLVAMAYDRFIAICKPLHYNTIMNQRLCIIFVTISWAVGILHSVSHLAFTVDLPFCGPNEVDSFFCDLPLVIELACMDTYEMEIMTLTNSGLISLSCFLALIISYTIILIMVRHQSPSGSSRALSTLTAHITVVVLFFGPCIYFYIWPFSRFSVDKFLSVFYTVCTPLLNPIIYSLRNEDVKSAMRKLRNRHVNSWKN is encoded by the coding sequence ATGGCTCACACAAATAAATCAGTGGTGCCTGAGTTTGTGTTGCTGGGACTTTCTAGTTCTTGTGAACTTCAGCTTTTCTTCTTTGCAATCTTCTCTATAGTATATGTGGCATCTGTGCTGGGCAACATCATGATTATTGTTATCATTTCCTGTGACTCTCATTTGAACTCTCCTATGTACTTCTTGCTCAGTAACCTCTCCTTCATTGATATCTGCCAGTCTAACTTTGCCACCCCCAAGATGCTTGCAGACTTTTTTGTTGAGCACAAGACAATCTCCTTTAAGGGTTGCATGGCTCAGATATTCCTTCTTCACACTTTTGTTGGGAGTGAGATGATGTTGCTTGTAGCTATGGCATATGACAGATTTATAGCTATATGTAAACCCCTGCACTACAATACAATTATGAACCAGAGATTATGTATAATTTTTGTAACTATTTCCTGGGCTGTGGGTATTCTTCATTCTGTGAGCCACTTGGCTTTTACTGTGGATCTGCCTTTCTGTGGTCCCAATGAGGTAGACAGCTTCTTTTGTGACCTCCCGCTGGTGATAGAGCTGGCTTGCATGGATACAtatgaaatggaaattatgacaTTAACCAACAGTGGACTGATCTCACTGAGCTGTTTTCTGgctttaattatttcttatacCATCATTTTGATCATGGTTCGGCACCAGTCCCCCAGTGGCTCATCCAGGGCACTTTCTACATTAACTGCCCACATCACAGTGGTGGTTCTTTTCTTTGGACcttgtatttatttctatatatggCCTTTTAGCAGATTTTCTGTGGATAAGTTCCTTTCTGTGTTTTACACTGTTTGTACACCTTTGTTGAACCCCATCATTTATTCTCTGAGGAATGAAGATGTTAAATCAGCCATGAGAAAATTAAGAAACCGTCATGTGAACTCCTGGAAAAACTAG